CCTGCTCGGTCAGCTTGTCGGCGGCGGCGATGTTCATCACCAGCGGCACGCCGCGCTGCTCGCAGACCTGGGCGGCGGCGGCGGTCTGGCCGCTGTCGAAGGCGCCGACGATGACATGGGCGCCGTCGTTGATCAGCTTCTCCGTGCGCGAGCGGGCGACGTCGGCGTTCGATTCGGTGTCGGCCGACATCACCTCGACCTTGTAGCCGAGCTCGGACAGCACGGCCGGCGCGATCTCCGCGCCGCGCTGGCAGGCCTGGCCGGCCTGGGCCAGCAGGCCGGAGCGCGGCAGCAGCACGCCGACCTTCAGCGTCGTGTCCTGGGCGAACACCGGGGCGCGGCCGAAGCCGGCCAGCACCCCGCCGGCGACCGCCGCCTGGCCGAGCGCGCGGCGGGAAAGGGCGAATCCTCCGGTGGAACGGTTCTTATGATCGTTGGTCATGATGGAACTGGAGCCTTTTGCTGGACGCAAAACCAATCGGGTCGGCGGAAGAGTCCACCGGCGGCCCCCTCTGTGTCAAAGTGGAATCGTCGCAAGCCTTACAGAACGCAACGGATTTCCCAGTCATGCCCAGCAGCGTCCAGACCGTCACGCTCGACGAGGCGCTCGCCATCGCGCTCGACCATCTCAAGGCCGGCCGGCTGGAGGAGGGCGAGGCGCTGTATAGCCGCATCCTGGACGCCGACCCCGGCAACGCCGAGGCGCTGCACCGGCTGGGCTTCATCGCCGCCCGCAACGGCGATGCCGGCCGCGCGCTCGACCTCCTGACCCGCTCGGTGGAGAGGGTGCCGGACGCCGACGCCCTGTTCAACCTGGGCACCCTGCACCACCGCGCCCTGCGCACCGAGGAGGCCGTCGCCACCTACCGCCGCGCCGTCGCGGAGCGTCCCGACTTCCCCGACGCCGAATATCACCTGAGCGAGGCGCTGCAGGGCGCCGGCCGGCTGGACGAGGCGCTGGAGGTGCTGGGCGTGCTGCTGGGCCGCCACCCCCATTTCCCGGCCGGCTGGCGCCAGCGCGGCGACATCGAGGCGGAGCTGGGCCGACCCGGCGCCGCGGTCCATCACTATGAGATGGCACTGGCGCTCAATCCCGGCGACGCCCTGTCCCAGGCCCGGCTGGCGGAGCAGGATGCCGCCTACCGGGCGCGGCGCGCGGCGATGGACGCGCGGCTGGCGGACGGCCGCCACGACCTGCGCGACACCACCGTCATGATCCCCTTCCGCGCCGACAGCGAGGACCGCAAGCGCAACCTGCGCTGGATCGTCGCCTTCCTGCTGAAGCATGCCGACACCACCATCCTGATCGGCGAGGACAAGGACGGGCCGAGCGACGTTCCCGACGCCCTCGGTCCCGGGCTGGCATCCCGCTGCCGCCACCTGCATCTGCGCGGCAACGACACGCCCTTCACCCACAAGGCCCACCTGATCAACCGGATGGCCGAGGCGGCGGAGACGCCGATCGTCGCCCTGCACGACACCGACATCGTGGTCGACCCGGTGCAGTATGTGCTGGCGCGCGACGCGGCGCGGCGCGGCGACGGGATGGTCTTCCCCTACAACGGGCTGTTCTTCTGGATCATGGGGCGCGAAGTCCTGCGTTTCGGCCACACCCTGTCGGCGGCGCCGCTGGCCGGCGTCGCCCTGCGCTTCCCGCTGATGCACCGCAACTCGCCCGGCGGCGGCGCCTTCTTCGACCGCGACCTGCTGCTGGCCAGCGGCGGCTACAACGAGGCCTTCCTGTCCTGGGGCTATGAGGACGACGAGATCGCCGAGCGCTTCCGCGGGCTTGGGCTGCGGGTGGACCGGGTGCCGGGGCCGCTCTATCACCTGGAGCATGCGAGGCCGGAGAACTCGTCCGACCAGAATCCCTTCTTCGAGGCCAACCGGCTGGAGCTGGAGCGCATCCGCAACGCCGGTCCGGACCGGCTGCGCGCCGACATCGCCGCCGGACGGCTGAAGCGCCCGCTGCTGTCGTCACGCGATCTGCCGTGACCGGCGGCACGATCTGCCGTAACCGGCGGCGGCGCGCTCTTGCGGTGCAACAGAGGGGGGCCCTTGAAGCGGCGCCGGCCCGGACACAGGTGAGACTGGGCGTGACGGATTTTGGGCGTGACGGATTTGAGAACGGACTCGTGTTGAAGCTGGCGCGCAGATTGTGGTCTGAGGCCACATCCGGCAAGGCGGCGGGCAAGCTGGCGGGCAAACCGGCGGCAGGCCCGGCGGCGGTGCCGCGCGGCATCCGCGTCTATGCGGTCGGCGACATCCATGGCCGGCTCGACCTGCTCGACCAGCTGCTCGGCCAGATCGCCCGGGATGCCGGACAGGGCGCCGAGCGTCTGCATTATCTCGTGTTCCTCGGCGACTATGTCGACCGCGGCCCGGATTCGCGGCTGGTGATCGAGCGGCTGTCCTGCGGCCTGCCCCCGGCCTTCGGCGCCGTCTGCCTGCGCGGCAACCACGAGGACACGATGCAGGGCTTCCTGTCGGACCTGCGGATGGCGCCCGGCTGGCTGACCTACGGCGGCGACGCGACGCTGGAAAGCTACGGCATCACCGCCCCGGCGGCCGACGCGCCGATGGAGCATCTGCACCAGGCGCAATGCCGGCTGAACAACGTCCTGCCGCCCCACCACCGCGCCTTCCTGGCCGGGCTGCGCAACCACCTGACCATCGGCGACTATCATTTCGTCCATGCCGGCGTGCGCCCCGGCGTACCGCTGGACCGGCAGGAGGACAAGGACCGCCTGTGGATCCGCGACGTCTTCCTGGAGTCGCGGGCCGACCATGGCAAGGTGGTGGTCCACGGCCACACCATCGCTCCCGAGCCGGACCTGCTGCCCAACCGCATCGGCATCGACACCGGCGCCTACGCCAC
The genomic region above belongs to Azospirillum thiophilum and contains:
- a CDS encoding tetratricopeptide repeat protein, translated to MPSSVQTVTLDEALAIALDHLKAGRLEEGEALYSRILDADPGNAEALHRLGFIAARNGDAGRALDLLTRSVERVPDADALFNLGTLHHRALRTEEAVATYRRAVAERPDFPDAEYHLSEALQGAGRLDEALEVLGVLLGRHPHFPAGWRQRGDIEAELGRPGAAVHHYEMALALNPGDALSQARLAEQDAAYRARRAAMDARLADGRHDLRDTTVMIPFRADSEDRKRNLRWIVAFLLKHADTTILIGEDKDGPSDVPDALGPGLASRCRHLHLRGNDTPFTHKAHLINRMAEAAETPIVALHDTDIVVDPVQYVLARDAARRGDGMVFPYNGLFFWIMGREVLRFGHTLSAAPLAGVALRFPLMHRNSPGGGAFFDRDLLLASGGYNEAFLSWGYEDDEIAERFRGLGLRVDRVPGPLYHLEHARPENSSDQNPFFEANRLELERIRNAGPDRLRADIAAGRLKRPLLSSRDLP
- a CDS encoding metallophosphoesterase, with the translated sequence MLKLARRLWSEATSGKAAGKLAGKPAAGPAAVPRGIRVYAVGDIHGRLDLLDQLLGQIARDAGQGAERLHYLVFLGDYVDRGPDSRLVIERLSCGLPPAFGAVCLRGNHEDTMQGFLSDLRMAPGWLTYGGDATLESYGITAPAADAPMEHLHQAQCRLNNVLPPHHRAFLAGLRNHLTIGDYHFVHAGVRPGVPLDRQEDKDRLWIRDVFLESRADHGKVVVHGHTIAPEPDLLPNRIGIDTGAYATNRLTALVLEGTERRFLCTV